The DNA segment GATGCGTTCCAGCGGCAGGGAAACATCGTCTCGATGACCGGCGACGGCGTCAACGATGCGCCGGCGCTGAAGAAGGCCGACATCGGTGTGGCGATGGGCATCACCGGCACCGACGTGGCCAAGGGCGCGGCCGACATGGTGCTGCTGGATGACAACTTCGCCACGATCGTGGCCGCGGTGGCGGAGGGCCGGGTCATCTACGACAACATCCGGCGCTTCATCAAATACCTGCTGACCTGCAACGCCAGCGAGATCGCGGTCATGCTGATCGGCCCCATCCTGGGCATGCCGCTGCCGCTGCTGCCGCTGCAAATCCTGTGGATGAACCTTGTCACCGATGGCCTGCCGGCGCTGGCCCTGGGCGTCGAGCCGCCGGAGAAGGACGTCATGCGACGGCCGCCCTACACCGCCAGCGAGAGCATATTCGGTCGCGGCATGGTGCAGTTCATCATCGGCATCGGCGCCATCATGAGCGTGCTGGCGATCGGCGCGGCCTGGGGCCTCTGGCACGCGGGCGACCCGCGCTGGCAGACGGTGCTATTCACAACCCTGGTGCTGTCGCAGTTGGCGGTCGCGGTGGCGACGCGCTCCGAGGAGCACCCGATCTGGAGCATTGGCCCGTTCACCAACCGGGGCATGGTGCTGGCCGTGATCCTGACCGTTGCCCTGCAATTGGCCGTGATCTATCTGCCCGTAGCCAACCGGATCTTCCGCACACAGCCGCTGCTGCCGATTGAGCTGGCCCTCAGCTTCGGCCTGGCCCTGCTCACGCTGCTCATCGTGGAGATCTGGAAGGCCGTGGCCCACAGGCGACACCGCGCGCGATAGCATCTTATCAGTGAAATTCTGGTACAGCGAGCAAGAAATTCTAACGCAAAGTCGCCAAGCCGCAAAGCGTTTTCTTAGCGTCTTCGCACCTTGGCGCCTTTGCATTGAAGCATTTGGCTCCGGGTTAGGGTTTGTCTACGTATCACACGAAATTGTTAGCGGCGGGGAGTCACTTTGATCTCACCGGCCTGCTTTTGCCGCCGCAGATGTTTGCGCTCCCCCTTCGACAGCCGCTTGCGCTCGGACCCGGTCCCAGCGCGAGCCGGCTGGGCCGCGGCCACGCCGAGGGCCGCGGCCGCCGGTGGGGTGATCTCCTTGATGTGAGCAGCCAGTTCTTCGGTCTTAATCTCGTCTACCATTGTCTGAACTCCTTGTACGATCATTGACCCCATGGGTCGCGTTGTCACGAGTGAAAGTATAGCCGAACGGCACGCCCCCGTCGTCAGCACAAACGATGGTGGTCTGTGTAACAAACAAGCGGCCTGTCAAGCCGGCTCCTTCACGTTTGTTGTACGCCATTTGGTGTACGCGCCGGGCGACCAGTTCCAGCCTGCGCAGGCAGACTTTGCAATGGTTGCCGCGGTTTCAACCGCCGGGCATCGCCTAGCAGCCGACCAACCAGCGATTCGCCACAAACTGAATATCCGACACGTTTACCGCGCCGTCCTTGTTGAAATCGTAGGCCGGCACATTCAGGCCAAAGGCGCTGGTCACCAGTTGCACGTCAATCACATCCACCGTGCCGCTGGCGTTGACGTCAATCACGCAGCGCACCTGGACCTGATAAGGCGTGTTGTCGCCAGCGGTTCCGCTGAACTTGATCCAGCCGAGGTTCTCGCTCCAGGCGTGGCCCCTGAAGTTGCCCGCACCATCCACCGTGACCCCGTAGTTGGCATCGAGCGCCACGTCGTCCAGGAAGAAGATCGTGATACCGCCGAAGACCTCCGACTTGAACTCCAGCAGGTGCGCGGCGTCGTCGGCATAGGCGCTGACGTCCACCGTGACCTGGCGGTAGCCGGCGCCGCAACTCGGGTCGGCAGCCGTCGTCACCCACAGCGGGGCGCCGTCCAGGTTGACCTTGAGGTAGTCGTAGTCATAGCCGGAGCAGTAAACGTTGCTCACCCAGAAGCTCAAGGTAGCCGGCTGACCGTAGGGGATGATCACACTCTGTGACACGCTGCCGGCTTCGTAGGGTCCAGCCCCGCCGAACCACACAAACCAGAGGCCGGTGTGCGAAGCGCTGCTGCAGCCAGGGCCGCACAGTGGGGTGCCGAAGTTGGTTGACGCCTCAGTCCAGAAGGGGTTGGGCGTGCCGGTCTCGAAGCTGCCGTCCCGCACCACGTTGCCGGAGGGCGCCTCGCGCAGATCGCGCAGCTCCTGGGCGCTGCGCTGGACCGGGATGGACGGACCCAGGCGGGTGGGGCTGCCGGTGACTTGGGCCGTTGCCTCGGCGTTGTTCGCCCGCGCCACGGACGCGCCTTCCGTGTTCGCGATGCCCAGGGTCAGCCAGGTCGGGTCGAACTTGATCCAGCCCGAGGTGCTGCTCCAGGCATAGCCGGAGAGCGCACCGCCGGTCGGATTGCGGTTCACGCCGTAGTCGGTGGCCGAGCTGTTGGCGTAGGTCCATGCCCCGCCGCTCGTGTGCGTGCCCAGGCGGATCCAGCCGGCGTTTTCGGCCCAGGCGTAGCCCTCCAGATGGTCGGGATAGACTGCGACGCCGTCGGTGAACGCGCCGTTCGGGGCGGTCGGCGCAAAGTTGATCCAGCCGGCGTTGGTGCTCCAGGCCCATTTTTTGGGCGGGACGCCCAATACCACGTTGTCGCTGAAGTCGAGCTGGTAGGCGCCCGTATCGCCAACACCATAGGTCGTGATGATCGCCCAATAGGTTTTGCCTGGCGTCAGCGTCACGTTATCGGCCAGGGTAATGGCGCTCAGGTAGCCCGCGCCATCGTCGTCGTCGGTGATCACACCGTTGACGGTGGGGGTCGCCGCATTGAAAGGCTGGCACGATACGCTCAGGAAGGTGTCGCCGATGGTCGTGCCCGCGGCGTTGACCTCGATCTGGATGGGACTGTTGTTGGTGACGTGGAAGGCGTGGGCTTCGTAGTAGAAGCCGCCACCGAACGGGTTCGGAGTCCATACCGAAGCACAATTGACCGTGACAGCCGCACTCAAATCGGGACGGGTGAAGGTGGGGTCGCTGCCATCCAGGGTTCCATTGACAATCGGTCCCACCAGCGGGCCAACGATTTGAGAGGGCATTCCGGCTGCAGGACCTTTTTCACCCGGGCCTTGAGCTGCGACGTTACCGACGGCCGTCGCCAGCAGCACGAGCAGCACGAGTAAAGCGGAGACCAATCCAGTGCCGGAGCAGGGTAGATGTTCGGTGTCACGGTCGCTGAAAAACAAGGCAATCTTACCGAATAGGTCTCCGGCACTAGGTAGTCGTTTTTTGTCGTTCATGGCATAACCTCATTCGTTAGAGATGAATACGGTCCTACTATTATCAGTCGAAGCCTCATTGTCCGCCACGCACCGGCCACACGCGGATGGTGTTCGTCTTATCGAAGCCGCTCACGTTGCCGACGGACAGGAACACGTACCAGGCGTACGACGAGACCCAGGCGTAGGTGGTACTCGCCCAGTAGCCGTCGGGCTGGACGCCGGTGAACGGATGGCCTGCGGGCAAGGCAGGATTCAATTGCGTCAGATCAATCAAACTGTGCAGCTCATTCACATTCGGCAACCGCCAGTTGCCGGCGACGGAACCGTCGCTGAGACCGCAAGAACCGCTGGCCAGCGCGTTGGCGTCGCTCAGGGCCGTCGCCCAAAGTCTAGTCCCAAAGCAATTCGCGTTCTTCAGCCAAATCAACGCCGTCAGGTTGTCCGTCACCGTCCCATCGCCATTGTCCGTAAACCGCACCCCCGTCCACGCCGGTGTGTTGTACGCATTCGTCGTTCCACAGCACGTCGGCGCCACCACATAATCGCCCACCCCCGCCTGGTATTCTCCGTCCTGGCCCGTGCCCGCACACGGGATTACTGTGCCAGCGATGTCGTAGCACGTCGTCTGTCCCGTCTTCGCCACGCGCTTTGCCAGCGCCCGCGGCTGCGCCTGCGCCATGATCTCGTCCAGCGGGTGCATCGTCCCCGTCCCCGGCCCGCTGGCCGGCTCCATGAACCCGCTCTGCTGCGCAAAGTAGTGGCCCGTCGCCAGCCGCTGGTAGATCTGCTCCAGCGTGTACGAGCTCGTCGTTCCCGGCGGGTTCGGCGGATCCACCGGCCCGTTCCCGGCTGCATTCAGCAGGCCTACGCCCGCCACGGCCAACACGACCACCACCATCAATATCGTCATCAGTCTGTTACGCATGAGAATTCCTCTAACCTTGAACACGAACCTTGGCGGTCGCTTACGCGCCATTGTTTCTACCGCGACGGCAGCCAGTCCACGCGCTGTCGCCGTCTGGATCGCCCGCGGCGGCGCCAAAGCCTCATGGTCCGCCACGCACCGGCCACACGTAGTAGGTGCCCGACTTGCCGTCGCTGCCCACCCAGCCATTGTTCAGGATCACGAGCCAGGCGAACGACGGGTTGACGTCGCGGGTGGTACTCGTCCAGTAGAAGTAGGACTGGACGCCGGTGAAGGGGTGGCCTGCGGGCAAGGCAGGATTGAACTGTGTCAGATCGATCAAACTGTGCAGCTCATTCACGTTCGGCAGCCGCCAGTTGCCGGCGACGGAACCGTCGCTGAGGCCGCATGAACCGCTGGCCAGCGTGTTGGCGTCGCTCAGGGCCGTCGCCCAATTTCTAGTCCCATAGCAATTAGCGTTCTTCAGCCAAATCAACGCCGTCAGGTTGTCCGTCACCGTCCCATCGCCATTGTCCGTAAACCGTACCCCCGTCCACGCCGGTGTGTTATACGCATTCGTGAATGCACAGCACGTCGGCGCAACCACGGGATCGATCCCCCCTTGGTATTCCCCGTCCTGTCCCGTGCCCGCACAGGCTATCGTGCCGCCAGCGGCGTCGTAGCAGAGCGTCTGTCCCGTCTTCGCCACGCGCTTTGCCAGCGCCCGCGGCTGCGCCTGTGCCATGATCTGGTCCAGCGTGTGCATCGTCCCCGTCCCCGGCCCGCTCGCCGGCTCCGTGAACCCGCTCTGCTGCGCAAAGTAGTTGCCCGTCGTCAGCCGCTGGTAGATCTGCGCCAACGTGTACGAACTCGTCGTTCCCGGCGGGTTCGGCGGATCCACCGGTCCGTTCCCGGCCGCATTCAGCAGGCCCACGCCTGCCGCGGCCAGCACGACCATCATCATCAAAATCGCCATCAGTCTGCTGCGCATGAGAATTCCTCCTATCGCGGAACACGAACCTTGTTGGTCGCTTCCGCGCCATCGTCATCTGGCTTGCCGACCGCCGCGCCAAAGCCTCATGGTCCGCCACGCACCGGCCACACGTAGTAGGCGTCCGTCTTGGTGCAGGCGGCGGCGAAGATGCCGTAAACGAAGCCGACTTGCAGGCCCACACACCAGGCCAACGTCGGCCCGGCGGTGATGGTGGTGCTCGTCCAGTAGATATTCGACTGGACGTTGCTGAAGGGGTAGCCGCTTGGCAGCGCAGGGGAGAACCGTTCGTAGTCAACGAGGCTCTGCATCTCGCGCACGTTAGGCAGCCGCCACGCGCCGGCGGCGGAACCGTCAGTGAGACCGCAGGACCCGCTGGCCAGCGTGTTGGCAGCGGTTAAGGCATTTGCCCAGGTTTGTGTCGAAAAGCAGTTTGCGTTCTTCACCCAGATCAGCCCGGTCAGGTTATCCGTCACCGTGCCGTTGCTATGATCGGTAAAGCGCGGGCTCGGCCAGGCCACGCCTTTCTGCAGGGCGCCATCGTCGCCGGCGGCGAAGGATGTGGTTTGCCCAGTCTTGGGAACTCCCGCCTGATACGTGTTACCGAAGCTGGCCGTGCCGGTTCGCAGGCCCCACTGCCCGCTGGTCAAACCCCAGAAGGTCTTGCCGTTGGCCACGGTGGCAGCCGTCGCGCCGTTGGCGACGTCCAACGCCGGCGCCGCCGCCATGATCTCGTTCAGCGTGTGCATCGTCCCCGTCCCCGGCCCGCTGGCCGGCTCGGTAAAGGTGCTCTGTGCCCCGGCCGCGCCGGCGTTCAGCCGGGCCCACAAGTCGTTGAGCGTGTACGAACTCGTCGTCCCCGGTGTGTTCGGCGGATCCACCGGCCCGTTCCCGGCGGCATTTAGCAGGCCCACGCCCGCCGCGGCCAGCACGACTATCACCATTAAAATTGTCATCAATCTGCTACGCATGATAGTTCCTCCAACCTTGAACACGAACCTTGTTGGTCGCTTACGTGCCATCGTTTCATCGGCGACAGCAGCCAGTCCACGCGCTGCCGCCGTCTCAATCGCTTGCCACAGCGCCAAAGCCTCATTGTCCGCCACGCACCGGCCACACGTAGTCGAGGATCGTCTTGACGTAGCCGTTCACGCGGCCATTGTACAGGTACACGCCCCAGGCGTACGACGCGTACTCGGCGTAGGTGGTACTCGTCCAGTAGTCGTCGGACTGGACGCCGGTGAAGGGGTGGCCGCTTGGCAGGGCAGGAGTGTACCGTCCGTAATCAATCAGGCTCAGCATTTCGCGCACGTTGGGCAGCCGCCACGCGCCGGCGGCGGAACCGTCAGTGAGACCGCAGGACCCGCTGGCCAGCGTGTTGGCAGCGGTTAAGGCATTTGCCCAGGTTTGTGTCGAAAAGCAGTTTGCGTTCTTCACCCAGATCAGGCCGGTCAGGTTATCCGTCACCGTGCCGTTGCTATGATCGGTAAAGCGCGGGCTCGGCCACGCCACGCCTTTCTGCAGGGCGCCATCGTCGCCGGCGGCGAAGGATGTGATTTGCCCAGTTTTGGGAACTCCCGCCTGATACGTGTTGCCGAAGCTGGCCGTGCCGGTTCGCAGTCCCCACTGCCCGCTGGTCAAACCCCAGAAGGTCTTGCCGTTGGCCACGGTGGCAGCCGTCGCGCCGTTGGCGACGTCCAACGCCGGCGCAGCCGCCATGATCTCGTTCAGCGTGTGCATCGTCCCTGAGGTCGGCCCGCTGGCCGGCTCGGTGAAAGTGCTCTGTGCCCCGGCCGCGCCGGCGTTCAGCCGGGTCCACAAGTCGTTGAGCGTGTACGAACTCGTCGAGCCCGGCGGGTTCGGCGGATCCACCGGCCCGTTCCCGGCCGCATTCAGCAGGCTCACGCCCGCCACGGCCAGCACGACTATCATCATAAAAATTGTCATCCATCTGTTACGCATGAGGGTTCCCCCTATCGTAGGACACGAACCATGAATCTCATCTCGCTTCGGCATACACGTCGGTGCTCAAGTACCGCAGCCCCGAGTCAACGATGATGGTCGCGACCATCGCGCCTGGGCCTAGTTGCCTGGCGACGCGGATCGCCGCGACGACGTTCGCGCCGGATGATGCGCCCGCGAAGATCCCCTCCTCGCGCGCCAATCGCCGCGCCATCGCCTTGGCCTCCTCACTGGTCACCGTCTCAATCGCATTGACGAGTTCAGGCTGCCATAGCGGCGGCAGGAAGCCAATGCCGATGCCCTCGATCTTGTGGGAGCCTGATGGCCTCCCGGACAGCACCGCGGACTCCGCAGGTTCGACGGCGATGGTCAGGATGCGGTCGTTGTGCTTGCGCAGGGATTTCGTGACACCATGAATCGAGTGCGCCGTGCTGACCGCATGCACGAAGGCATCAATCTGCCCGCCGGTCTGCTGCCAGAGTTCGTCGCCCAGCGGCAGATAGCCTTCGATGCCGTCATGATTGTTGAGTTGGTCGCAATACCAATGGCCGGGCCGCAAACTGATCTCCTCTGCGGTGCGCATCAAGGTTTTGATCAGTTTTTCGTTGATATTCTTGTTGTCGCTTGGCACATCGGTGATATGCGCACCAAACGCCTGCATCGTCCGCCGCTTCTCCAGACTGAATGCGTCGGAAAACACGATCTCCAGGGCGTAACCTTTCGCGGCGCACACAAGCGCCAGCGAGATGCCTGTGGTGCCCGCGGTGTATTCCACCACCGTGCCGCCCGGCCGCAAGCGCCCGTCGGCTTCGGCGCGCTCGATAACCGCTTTGGCCATTCGATCCTTCATACTCCCGGTCGGATTCGCCCATTCCAGCTTGGCCACAATGCGCGCCAGGCCGGGCGGAACGACTTTCCGCAGTTCGACGAGCGGCGTGTTGCCAATCGCGTCCAGTATACTGTGCGTGGCGGTGATCATAATCGGTCCTTTCTGGATTATCCGTGGCGCGTTACATCGCCGCCGGCCTCACGGAGCAGGCCGGCGGCAACTTCATCATTCAGGTGGAGCGGGGTGCGGCATAGGGGGGCGGGGGGGGGGGGGGGGGGGGGGGGGGGGGGGGGGGGGGGGGCCTCCCCTCCAGAAAGCACAACCATTTTATCCCCATCCCCCGCGTGAAGACAGACATAAACTAATCTACTTTTGGGGCAGTTTTGCTACAATAATTTGTAATGGGGGGTGCAGGCTGGAGGTGCGCGGGGGGGGGGCGTCGAAAACTGTCTGAATTCCAGGCCGCCTGAACAGTTTCCCTGCGGCTCAGTGAGGGAGGTGGAAGAGGTTGAGCAGGCTGGTCAGCCCCGGCAGGTTTTTGCCGTCGGGAGAGGGGTAAGGGCCGCGCACAGCAGCCGCCCACACCTGCTCGGCCACGTCATACGCCGCACGGGGACGCCCCAGCCAGCGCGCGTGGCGGGCGCGCTCAGCCAGCAGCTCGCCGTCGTTGTCGAGCCAGCGGCGCATGATCTCCAGGGCTTCCGCTGGACTGCCGGCCAATTCGCTGGCGCCGCCCGCGATGATATACTCGGCATTGCCGGTCTCCTGGCCTTCGATCACGCTGATCAATAAGATCGGCAGCCCGCACGCCAGCGCCTCGGAGACGATCAGCCCACCGGCCTTACAGATGATGCCATCGGCCGCCCGCAGTAGGCTGGGCATATCCTCCGTCAAGTCATAAACATGGGTCGGGGTATGCCAGTCTGTGTCGCACAACTGCCGATACACCCCGTCGTCGCCACCGCTGACAACCACCGTTTGCAGTGGCAATCCGGCTTGATCCAGGGTGTGGAGCGTCTCGACCAGGTGCAAGACGCGCGTGCCGCCAACGGCCAGGATGGTCGTCAAGTCAGGACGCCAGCCCAGGGCCACGCGGATGGCCGCCGGCGTGCGTGCGTCGCTTGACAACTTGGGATTGACCGGGATACCGGTGATCTTGACCTTGTCCGCCGCAAGACCGGACCCGACGTCCAGATCATACGCGTCCTGCGTTGCCACCAGGCAGAGATCACTGCTGTCGTTGAACCACATGCGGTGTACCGTCACCAGGTCCGTGACCACCGTGATGAGGGGCACGTGCTGCCCGGCCAGGGTGAACACCGCGCCCAGCGGCGCGAGATAATCCGGGTAGACGGTCACAATGGCATCCGGCCGGCGGCTGCGGACCAGATCGCGCATGACGTCAAACAAGGCGACCGTCAGCGCGCTCTCGATGACGGCCGTGGGCAAGGGCGCGTCGCTGAGGTCATAGCCGAGCTTGTACAGCTCCGGCATGCGCTGTACGATCTCGTCATAGGCTGTCTGGCTGTCGCGCAAGAAGCCCGGCGTGCGGGCATCGTCCAACGGATTGACGATTTCCACCAGGCATTGTGCGCCGTGCAGTTCCCGTAAGGCTGCTGCAATCGCCTCGGCTGCGCTGCGGTGACCGGAACCCGCCTCAGCCATCAAGACAAGGATACGCTTCGCGTCGTCCACCGTCCGTGACTCCCTATCTACCCATCACCCGTGAGCGACAGGCATCATCTGGTCCGGCTCTACAAGCGGCAGAGCCAGTGGCTCTGCCGCTTGTAGACTTGTAGAATGGT comes from the Candidatus Amarolinea dominans genome and includes:
- a CDS encoding DUF1566 domain-containing protein — protein: MRSRLMTILMVIVVLAAAGVGLLNAAGNGPVDPPNTPGTTSSYTLNDLWARLNAGAAGAQSTFTEPASGPGTGTMHTLNEIMAAAPALDVANGATAATVANGKTFWGLTSGQWGLRTGTASFGNTYQAGVPKTGQTTSFAAGDDGALQKGVAWPSPRFTDHSNGTVTDNLTGLIWVKNANCFSTQTWANALTAANTLASGSCGLTDGSAAGAWRLPNVREMQSLVDYERFSPALPSGYPFSNVQSNIYWTSTTITAGPTLAWCVGLQVGFVYGIFAAACTKTDAYYVWPVRGGP
- a CDS encoding DUF1566 domain-containing protein codes for the protein MRSRLMAILMMMVVLAAAGVGLLNAAGNGPVDPPNPPGTTSSYTLAQIYQRLTTGNYFAQQSGFTEPASGPGTGTMHTLDQIMAQAQPRALAKRVAKTGQTLCYDAAGGTIACAGTGQDGEYQGGIDPVVAPTCCAFTNAYNTPAWTGVRFTDNGDGTVTDNLTALIWLKNANCYGTRNWATALSDANTLASGSCGLSDGSVAGNWRLPNVNELHSLIDLTQFNPALPAGHPFTGVQSYFYWTSTTRDVNPSFAWLVILNNGWVGSDGKSGTYYVWPVRGGP
- a CDS encoding cysteine synthase family protein, with product MITATHSILDAIGNTPLVELRKVVPPGLARIVAKLEWANPTGSMKDRMAKAVIERAEADGRLRPGGTVVEYTAGTTGISLALVCAAKGYALEIVFSDAFSLEKRRTMQAFGAHITDVPSDNKNINEKLIKTLMRTAEEISLRPGHWYCDQLNNHDGIEGYLPLGDELWQQTGGQIDAFVHAVSTAHSIHGVTKSLRKHNDRILTIAVEPAESAVLSGRPSGSHKIEGIGIGFLPPLWQPELVNAIETVTSEEAKAMARRLAREEGIFAGASSGANVVAAIRVARQLGPGAMVATIIVDSGLRYLSTDVYAEAR
- a CDS encoding DUF1566 domain-containing protein; this encodes MRNRLMTILMVVVVLAVAGVGLLNAAGNGPVDPPNPPGTTSSYTLEQIYQRLATGHYFAQQSGFMEPASGPGTGTMHPLDEIMAQAQPRALAKRVAKTGQTTCYDIAGTVIPCAGTGQDGEYQAGVGDYVVAPTCCGTTNAYNTPAWTGVRFTDNGDGTVTDNLTALIWLKNANCFGTRLWATALSDANALASGSCGLSDGSVAGNWRLPNVNELHSLIDLTQLNPALPAGHPFTGVQPDGYWASTTYAWVSSYAWYVFLSVGNVSGFDKTNTIRVWPVRGGQ
- a CDS encoding DUF1566 domain-containing protein; this encodes MMIVVLAVAGVSLLNAAGNGPVDPPNPPGSTSSYTLNDLWTRLNAGAAGAQSTFTEPASGPTSGTMHTLNEIMAAAPALDVANGATAATVANGKTFWGLTSGQWGLRTGTASFGNTYQAGVPKTGQITSFAAGDDGALQKGVAWPSPRFTDHSNGTVTDNLTGLIWVKNANCFSTQTWANALTAANTLASGSCGLTDGSAAGAWRLPNVREMLSLIDYGRYTPALPSGHPFTGVQSDDYWTSTTYAEYASYAWGVYLYNGRVNGYVKTILDYVWPVRGGQ